AAATCGAAGCACGCTACGGCTCCAGCGAAATCGACCACGTGATGGACACCTACAGCCTGCGCCCCGTCGGTATGAGGGGCAAGATAGCCATTAACCCCAAACGCCGCACCGATACCGGCAATCTGAAAGCCACTTTCGATTGGGACAACGTCAACCTTCAAACCGGCATCGACTATATGCGCGACCGCCATACCGAACGCAACGGCGATGAAAACTACGCTTCGATTCCTTTCAAGCCTACCCAAAGCTTTGACCAACTGGGCGGCTTTGCCGAAGCGGCTTGGCAACGTAACGATGCACAAAAATTGATTGCCGGCTTCCGTCATGACCAAGTAACAGGCACATACGAAACCAAGGCAGACTCCGATCCCCTCAAAAAAACCAAATATCCTTTGACTTCCGGCTTCTTCCGTTTCGAGCAAACTGCGGGCAATACCAAATACTACGCAGGTTTAGGCATCGCCCAGCGTGCGCCCGACTACTGGGAACGCAAAAAATCGGAAAACCTCCGACTCCGAAAAGAAACCAACCGCCAACTTGATGCAGGGCTGATTTGGAACAGCGGAAATTGGCACGTCTCCGCCTCTGTATTTGCAGGCAAGGTTGACGATTTCATCATAGTCGAACCAAAACCGATGACGCATCATACCGCCGGCAGCGCGTCGGCACCTAGCCATCACATGGGACACCACCACACAGGACCCACTCCGACGGCACCGGCAACAGGCGTGCCCGCCGGCAGCCATACTCCGACGACACCGGCAGCAGGCGGACACGCCAGCCATCATCATGGCCCAGACTTAAGCGCACGCAATATCGACGCCATCCGTCTAGGCGGCGAAATTGAAGTGAAATGGGAATTCGCTCCTAATTGGAGCGTATCCGGCAACCTAGCCTATACCTACGGTAAAAACCGTACCGATGGCAAACCTTTGGCACAAACGCCGCCGCTCGAATGGAACAGCACCCTTGCCTTCGACAACGGCAAATTCAGCGCAGGTGCATTGTGGAAAGTCGTTGCCAAACAAAACCGCTTCAGCAAAGGCCAAGGCAATATCGTCGGTCAAGACATCGGCGCATCCGCAGGCTTCGGCGTGCTTTCCGTCAATGCCGGCTGGAAATTCAACAAATACGCCACATTGCAAGGCGGCGTGGACAACGTCTTTAACAAAACCTATGCCGAATTCGTCAGCAGGAGCGGAGGATTTGTCGATCCTGCCGCCGGCATCAAAACCACCCGCGTGAACGAACCCGGCCGCACCGCCTGGTTAAGACTGCAAGCCAAGTTCTAATGCGTATTTAACGCGTCTAATAAAGGCCGTCTGAAAAATTTTCAGACGGCCTTAATATTTTTAATGATGTTTTTTAAACAAACAGTCCGGCGAAGCAATGCAACGCCGGACTGTTTGTTCACTATCGAATTAAATCAAACCCAAAGAGTTGATGAACACGACAATAATCGCAATCGGCGCAAGATAGCGCAACACGCCCAGCCACAAGCAAAGCAACTGTCTCGGAATGGTACTGCCCATGCCCGCATCACGCAGGACAGACTGTTTGTCCTGAATCCATGCTGTAAACACGGCAACGCTTAACGCGCCAATCGGCATGATGACGGCAGAAATAATAAAATCCCATAAATCAAAAATGGTTTTGCCGAAAATTTTAAAATCGCTCCATACGCCGAAAGACAGCGCTGAAGGAATACCGACCACAAAAATCGCAATACCGATTGTCCAAGCATGGCTGCTGCGCTTTTTCTCGTCTTGGCGGATGGTTGCGGCGATGACAGTTTCCAACATTGAAAACGCGGAAGTCAGCGTCGCAAAGACAACCAACAGCATAAACACAGCAAACAAATACGTACCCATCGGCATTTTCATGAAAACCGCAGGCAACACGACAAAAATCAAACCTGGGCCTTGACCGGGTTCAAAACCGAAGGCAAATACCGCAGGGAAAATCACCAAACCGGCCAGCAGCGACACAAACAGGTTCATCCACATAATCATATGACCGGAGCGGAACATATCTTGATCCTTACCCAAATACGAAGCATAGGTAATCATCGCGGACACGCCGATACTCAAGGCAAAAAACGCCTGACCCAAAGCAGTCAGCATCGTGCCGGGCTTCAAATACGACCAATCCGGTTTCAACAAAAATGCCACGCCGTCCATTGCGCCGGGCAAAGTCAGCGAACGGATAGCCAATGCAATAAAGAGGATAAACAAACCCGGCATCAACACGCGGTTTGCCTTTTCAATGCCGTCTGAAACGCCGCCTTTGACCACCCAAATGGTAATCAGCATAAACAATCCTTGGTAAAACAGCGAGCCAAACGGCGAAGAAATCGTTTTACCAAACAAGGCTTCAAAGTCTGCACCGGCATGAATTTCGCCGGTAAAGCTGTGTACCACATAGTTCAATACCCAGCCGCCGACCACGCTGTAAAACGACAGCAAAATAAAACAAGCGGCCACGCCCATGCGGCCAACCCACGGCCACTGCGAACCGGGGCGCAATACTTTGAAGGAGTCGATGGCGTTTTTACCGCCCGTGCGGCCGATGTAA
This genomic interval from Neisseria flavescens contains the following:
- a CDS encoding TonB-dependent receptor domain-containing protein, whose amino-acid sequence is MKYPPLLILPIVLAVSQAWADTDPVPEETVTLSPVTVTGTQQQKANTVKFNPKATLQPLPAGDGADLLQSVPNMSIIRKGGSSGDPLFRGLGGSRLAINADDQFVYGGCSNRMDPPTSYIHPSTFDEVVVTKGPQTVTQGMGLISGSVHFVRKDPTFHEQPYSFNGSTTLGSSGRRDASFEAGAGGKYGYARLNVSHNESDDYKDGAGNRVHSNFKRDSQMVQLGVTPTENTTIAGTYERSRGKAAYADRGMDGSKFDRDAWNVRISQRNITPWLSEIEARYGSSEIDHVMDTYSLRPVGMRGKIAINPKRRTDTGNLKATFDWDNVNLQTGIDYMRDRHTERNGDENYASIPFKPTQSFDQLGGFAEAAWQRNDAQKLIAGFRHDQVTGTYETKADSDPLKKTKYPLTSGFFRFEQTAGNTKYYAGLGIAQRAPDYWERKKSENLRLRKETNRQLDAGLIWNSGNWHVSASVFAGKVDDFIIVEPKPMTHHTAGSASAPSHHMGHHHTGPTPTAPATGVPAGSHTPTTPAAGGHASHHHGPDLSARNIDAIRLGGEIEVKWEFAPNWSVSGNLAYTYGKNRTDGKPLAQTPPLEWNSTLAFDNGKFSAGALWKVVAKQNRFSKGQGNIVGQDIGASAGFGVLSVNAGWKFNKYATLQGGVDNVFNKTYAEFVSRSGGFVDPAAGIKTTRVNEPGRTAWLRLQAKF
- a CDS encoding sodium-dependent transporter is translated as MSNHSSWSSKIGFVLAAAGSAIGLGAIWKFPYTAGTNGGAVFFLLFLIFTILVALPVQLAEFYIGRTGGKNAIDSFKVLRPGSQWPWVGRMGVAACFILLSFYSVVGGWVLNYVVHSFTGEIHAGADFEALFGKTISSPFGSLFYQGLFMLITIWVVKGGVSDGIEKANRVLMPGLFILFIALAIRSLTLPGAMDGVAFLLKPDWSYLKPGTMLTALGQAFFALSIGVSAMITYASYLGKDQDMFRSGHMIMWMNLFVSLLAGLVIFPAVFAFGFEPGQGPGLIFVVLPAVFMKMPMGTYLFAVFMLLVVFATLTSAFSMLETVIAATIRQDEKKRSSHAWTIGIAIFVVGIPSALSFGVWSDFKIFGKTIFDLWDFIISAVIMPIGALSVAVFTAWIQDKQSVLRDAGMGSTIPRQLLCLWLGVLRYLAPIAIIVVFINSLGLI